The following proteins are encoded in a genomic region of Flammeovirga pectinis:
- a CDS encoding acyl-CoA thioesterase: MPFYHDKQKSYPQETESRVIIRFQDCDPFRHLNNAKYFDYFFNAREDRVPQLYGYNIADVYKEYGTGWVIYNHQISYLRPAAVGEWVRIKSSIIHVDANTIVVEYYMLDDAKKELKTVLWSTMKYINPKNGKSTEHQPEVFDYLNTIKNNEVDFTEISFGDRIKAIKEKRHS, translated from the coding sequence ATGCCTTTTTATCACGATAAGCAGAAAAGTTACCCACAAGAAACAGAGTCAAGAGTTATAATCCGTTTTCAGGATTGTGATCCCTTTAGACATTTAAATAATGCAAAGTACTTTGATTACTTCTTTAATGCAAGAGAGGATAGAGTACCACAATTATATGGTTACAATATTGCAGATGTTTATAAAGAGTATGGTACAGGTTGGGTTATCTATAATCATCAGATATCTTATTTAAGACCTGCAGCAGTAGGTGAGTGGGTACGAATAAAATCAAGTATTATTCATGTAGATGCAAATACTATTGTAGTTGAGTATTACATGTTAGATGATGCTAAAAAGGAATTGAAAACAGTGCTTTGGTCTACGATGAAATACATTAATCCTAAAAATGGAAAAAGTACAGAACATCAGCCAGAAGTTTTTGATTACCTGAATACAATAAAAAATAATGAAGTCGATTTTACTGAAATAAGTTTTGGAGATCGAATAAAAGCGATAAAAGAAAAGAGACATTCCTAA
- a CDS encoding PAS domain-containing sensor histidine kinase produces MKLLLIGVIAVLGIRLYFSIVKRSEQERLGAIYAHQVIDLVYQIVVVLDKNYTVLDVHYPSRLEENQKLIQIGDTLEIGKHHPLPSDFKTLFKKGAFRNKSHFDYFLNGCFFELKVIQNFQGNIICLLKDSTKAKKEEEKLSKLNVDLENLLTINNSELALKREKFKTIFDKSSDAYFLLDEGLKISIYNEKVEQLFGRCDTVLFYKWIEQNSPRNQPKGGDSLALFKSMKETCDLQEELRFEWLFKSKSNEDFPSEVSLTRLSISDHILYFMIIRNMVGQKKIESELRKNLEREKELNEMRSKFISMASHEFKTPLATILTNLDLMELTLKKENVPSDDRMNRFMDRMRSESTRLTILMDEVLQLGKIEAGKTPFKPIKVDTFLFISDYVSEFKRRSSTERKIKIAFDLTQKEVWLDVNLMEHVLDNLLTNAIKYSEEEVQVQVSTSEEGLLIEVIDRGIGIPLSEFSQLFDSFFRGSNTNHIQGTGLGLVIAKEFVELHNGIIVCETKENKGTTFKVVIPF; encoded by the coding sequence TTGAAGTTACTGTTAATTGGAGTAATTGCTGTTTTAGGAATACGTCTATATTTTAGTATAGTAAAAAGGTCTGAACAAGAAAGACTTGGAGCTATCTATGCTCATCAAGTAATAGACCTAGTCTACCAGATTGTGGTAGTACTCGATAAGAATTATACTGTTTTAGATGTTCATTACCCTAGTCGACTAGAAGAGAATCAAAAGCTTATTCAAATTGGGGACACTCTTGAAATAGGTAAACACCACCCATTGCCTTCAGACTTTAAAACTCTTTTTAAAAAGGGAGCTTTTAGAAATAAGAGTCATTTTGATTATTTCTTAAATGGATGTTTTTTTGAACTCAAAGTCATACAAAATTTTCAAGGTAATATTATTTGTCTTTTGAAGGATTCTACAAAAGCAAAAAAAGAAGAAGAGAAGCTATCAAAATTAAATGTTGATTTAGAAAACCTATTGACAATTAACAATAGCGAACTAGCTCTTAAAAGAGAAAAATTTAAAACAATTTTTGATAAATCATCAGATGCTTACTTTTTATTGGATGAAGGATTGAAAATTTCAATTTATAATGAAAAGGTAGAACAGCTTTTTGGGCGTTGCGATACAGTATTATTTTATAAATGGATTGAACAAAACTCTCCCCGAAATCAACCAAAAGGAGGAGATTCTTTAGCTCTTTTTAAGAGTATGAAAGAAACCTGTGATTTACAAGAAGAATTACGTTTTGAATGGTTGTTTAAAAGTAAATCAAATGAAGACTTCCCTTCTGAAGTTAGTTTAACACGCTTATCAATTTCAGATCATATTTTATATTTTATGATAATAAGGAATATGGTAGGTCAGAAGAAAATTGAATCAGAATTAAGAAAGAACCTTGAGCGAGAAAAAGAATTAAACGAAATGCGTTCAAAGTTTATTTCTATGGCTTCGCATGAATTTAAAACACCTCTAGCTACAATTCTTACAAATCTAGATTTAATGGAATTAACCTTAAAAAAAGAGAATGTACCCTCAGATGATAGAATGAATAGATTTATGGATAGAATGCGTTCAGAATCAACTCGTTTGACAATTTTAATGGACGAAGTTCTTCAATTAGGTAAGATTGAAGCAGGTAAAACACCCTTTAAACCAATTAAAGTTGATACATTTCTCTTTATAAGTGACTATGTTAGTGAATTTAAAAGAAGATCATCTACTGAAAGGAAGATAAAAATAGCATTTGATTTAACTCAAAAAGAGGTTTGGTTAGATGTTAACTTGATGGAACATGTTTTAGATAACTTACTTACCAATGCAATAAAATATTCTGAAGAAGAGGTGCAAGTTCAAGTTTCTACTTCAGAAGAAGGGTTATTAATAGAAGTAATAGATAGAGGAATTGGTATACCGCTTTCTGAGTTCTCTCAATTATTTGATTCATTTTTTAGAGGGAGTAATACCAATCATATACAAGGAACGGGGCTTGGTCTTGTGATCGCAAAGGAATTCGTAGAGCTTCATAACGGAATAATTGTTTGCGAAACGAAAGAAAATAAAGGGACTACTTTTAAAGTTGTAATACCGTTCTAA
- a CDS encoding HupE/UreJ family protein, which translates to MSSFWVYLEIGLQHITDVQGYDHILFILALMATFSYKNFKQVVWLVTAFTLGHTITLGLSTLGILSINPELVENLIPITILLVCISNFFGVSKLTTGNRPSYIKHTKTYKKYYVEAVFFGLIHGLGFSNYLKALLGSESSIWEPLLAFNLGLELGQLLIVVTCLLINNFVMKFTLLNQRDWNFFLTGGAFVSAVIILVN; encoded by the coding sequence ATGTCCTCATTTTGGGTGTATTTAGAAATCGGATTACAACATATTACAGATGTTCAAGGATATGATCATATATTGTTCATTTTAGCACTTATGGCTACTTTTAGTTATAAGAACTTTAAGCAAGTTGTTTGGTTAGTAACCGCATTTACATTAGGGCATACTATAACTCTTGGTTTATCGACATTAGGTATACTATCAATTAACCCCGAATTAGTAGAAAACTTAATACCTATTACAATTCTATTGGTATGTATTTCTAACTTTTTTGGAGTGAGTAAACTCACAACGGGTAATAGACCATCATACATTAAGCATACAAAGACATATAAAAAATATTATGTAGAAGCTGTTTTTTTTGGTTTAATACACGGTTTAGGTTTTTCTAATTACCTTAAAGCGTTACTGGGGTCGGAGTCGTCAATATGGGAACCACTATTAGCTTTTAATTTAGGTTTAGAACTTGGTCAGTTATTAATTGTAGTGACATGCCTTTTAATTAATAATTTTGTAATGAAGTTTACTTTATTGAATCAAAGAGATTGGAACTTCTTTTTAACAGGAGGGGCTTTTGTTTCTGCGGTAATTATTTTAGTGAATTAA
- a CDS encoding MATE family efflux transporter: MAKSKTPDLGLDSIKDLLVKLSVPAAVGMMVIVIYQMVDTFFIGRWVGTLGIAGISVVAPLVMLVQSIGMAIGMGGASLIARALGGGNPRHACKVLGTQSTITLILTLIAVVLGVVFEEKLLVFFGANGDIYSYAQEYYHIVIFGMPFLTMSIMSNNGIRSEGKAKTAMMSMIIPGVINIILDPIFIVGFEMGMQGAAWATLISYVLGFFYVLHYYLFRDTVLKLRWQDFILDSRIVKETMALGSASFVRQGASSGIAIILNHILFDNGGELSVAVYGVISRLFMLATFPMIGLGQGFLTICSFNYGACNYKRVKEVIYKSIIYGSVINTIIVILVFIFNKELTGLFTKDVDLITESVPAIFGVMTSLPFISIGIISSMYAQAVGKAKDALLLTLNRQVIFRIPFVFLFSHIWGIYGTWGSFFVADIFSLIVAAVYMKIKINRINNYLTQ; this comes from the coding sequence ATGGCAAAATCCAAAACTCCAGACTTAGGTCTAGATAGTATAAAAGATTTACTTGTAAAATTATCTGTACCCGCAGCAGTTGGTATGATGGTTATAGTTATCTATCAAATGGTAGATACATTTTTTATAGGTAGGTGGGTAGGTACATTAGGTATAGCAGGTATTTCTGTTGTAGCACCTTTGGTAATGTTAGTACAATCTATTGGAATGGCAATAGGCATGGGTGGAGCATCTTTAATTGCGAGAGCTCTTGGTGGTGGAAACCCTAGGCATGCTTGCAAAGTTTTAGGTACGCAAAGTACCATTACACTCATCTTAACCTTAATTGCTGTAGTATTAGGTGTTGTTTTTGAAGAAAAGCTACTCGTCTTTTTTGGAGCAAATGGAGATATTTATAGCTATGCTCAAGAGTATTATCATATAGTTATTTTTGGAATGCCATTTTTAACCATGTCTATTATGAGTAATAATGGAATTAGATCAGAAGGAAAGGCAAAAACAGCCATGATGTCTATGATAATTCCTGGGGTAATTAATATCATTTTAGACCCAATTTTTATTGTTGGCTTCGAAATGGGTATGCAAGGTGCGGCTTGGGCAACACTAATCTCTTATGTTTTAGGTTTTTTTTATGTCTTACATTATTACCTATTTAGAGATACGGTTTTAAAGTTAAGGTGGCAAGATTTTATTCTTGATAGTAGAATAGTAAAAGAGACAATGGCTTTAGGTTCTGCTTCTTTTGTGCGCCAAGGTGCATCGAGTGGAATTGCCATAATTTTAAATCATATATTATTTGACAATGGAGGAGAGCTAAGTGTGGCAGTATATGGTGTGATAAGCCGTTTATTTATGCTAGCTACATTCCCAATGATTGGTCTTGGGCAGGGTTTTCTGACTATTTGTAGTTTTAACTACGGAGCATGTAATTATAAAAGAGTAAAAGAAGTAATCTATAAGTCTATCATTTATGGGTCTGTAATTAATACAATAATTGTAATTTTAGTTTTCATTTTTAATAAAGAGCTTACGGGGCTATTTACAAAAGATGTAGACTTGATAACAGAAAGTGTACCGGCGATATTTGGCGTCATGACAAGTTTACCTTTTATATCTATTGGTATAATTTCTAGTATGTATGCACAGGCTGTAGGTAAAGCAAAAGATGCTTTATTATTAACTTTAAATCGACAAGTTATCTTTAGAATTCCTTTTGTATTTCTTTTTTCACATATTTGGGGGATTTATGGAACATGGGGTTCATTTTTTGTTGCAGATATCTTCTCGCTTATTGTTGCAGCTGTCTACATGAAGATTAAAATAAATCGAATTAATAATTATCTAACACAATAA
- a CDS encoding ATP-binding protein, with translation MKRHIYILFFLFCIVSQTLYAQDSWEKIKENKKGTVTVYYIQNKPFVYSLHTGGMAGIEYEMFSEMIHQKRKELKAIINIKWVPLSSWDNMYKKISDGGEGIFGISGITITDERKKDIDYLPAYMPDIEIIISSANVPIFQTKDNFNAAIQSLRAVTIKNSTFERNIIKLKHADLPALEYEYLDTSEDLINEIANGQDLWGFTQLSNYAYALSKGLMLHRQVFYQTENDGLAIILPKDSSWKTPLSVFFKTKEFKPYINALIRKYLGDKVTDLIWDISNRNSEMIDTLKTQQREIGLLNIESEIRLLRLTQKELEISQQNTIRNILVISLSLTLLLVVALFHFNNLVKRSNQQLEHQNQEIDLQSKSLKKAYKDLELLSGIGRDVTAKLTLEDIITTAYKSINKLIDTPIFGIGIFNEQENALEFPFIYENDIEIKGQSYDLNDKMRLAVMAFDQRKEFFIQHFSNDHRNYVKEVLQPIAGQDAESIIYIPLVAKHKKPIGVFTVQSFEINAFDSYKLNLLRNLAIYIRIALQNSGTYTNLNSKSKKLQKANNHILEQKELIEEKNHDLENANNEKNHLLGIVAHDLRNPLSSSISLLSMLDTNNSALDEDEKMCISGSLSAMYRMNKMIEEILDARVSENKVEVEKEKAMKDIFSSSDVVDVIVNEFTGIADRKNITLIYNMISDGLVEVNKQHFTQVIENLISNAIKFSDQNTIVSTSVEKNKDYIQIKVTDQGPGFSDEDKKNLFKKYQKLSAKPTAGEKSTGLGLSIVKKYITEMGGTIECISSQGNGSTFIVAVPNL, from the coding sequence ATGAAACGCCACATATATATTTTATTCTTCTTGTTTTGTATAGTTTCACAAACTTTATATGCACAAGATTCATGGGAGAAAATAAAGGAAAATAAAAAAGGAACTGTTACTGTCTATTACATTCAGAATAAACCTTTTGTTTACTCTTTACATACTGGCGGAATGGCCGGTATAGAGTATGAAATGTTTTCTGAAATGATTCATCAGAAAAGAAAAGAACTGAAGGCTATTATAAATATAAAATGGGTCCCCCTTTCTAGTTGGGATAATATGTACAAAAAAATATCTGACGGAGGAGAAGGTATTTTTGGCATATCTGGTATTACTATTACCGATGAGCGTAAAAAAGATATTGATTATTTACCAGCTTACATGCCTGACATTGAAATTATAATTTCTTCGGCAAACGTTCCCATTTTTCAAACTAAAGATAATTTTAATGCAGCTATACAATCATTAAGAGCTGTTACAATTAAAAATTCAACTTTTGAGAGGAATATAATAAAGTTAAAACACGCTGATCTTCCTGCTTTAGAATATGAATATTTAGATACTTCAGAAGATTTAATAAATGAAATTGCTAATGGTCAAGATTTATGGGGTTTTACTCAATTATCTAACTATGCCTACGCACTTTCTAAAGGATTAATGTTACACAGACAGGTTTTTTATCAAACAGAAAATGATGGACTCGCTATAATTCTACCAAAAGATTCTAGCTGGAAAACTCCTTTATCTGTTTTCTTTAAAACTAAAGAGTTCAAACCATACATTAATGCACTAATCAGAAAATATTTAGGAGATAAAGTAACAGATCTTATTTGGGATATTTCTAACAGAAATTCTGAAATGATTGATACGTTAAAAACACAACAAAGAGAAATCGGCTTACTAAATATTGAATCAGAAATTAGACTCTTAAGACTTACACAAAAAGAACTAGAAATATCTCAGCAGAACACGATTAGAAATATTCTAGTTATTAGTTTATCACTTACTTTATTATTAGTTGTTGCATTATTTCATTTTAATAATCTAGTAAAACGGTCTAACCAACAACTAGAACATCAAAACCAAGAAATTGACCTACAATCTAAATCACTTAAAAAAGCCTACAAAGATTTAGAACTTCTTAGTGGAATTGGTAGAGATGTTACCGCTAAACTAACCTTAGAAGATATTATTACAACAGCCTACAAGAGCATTAATAAATTAATTGACACACCTATCTTCGGTATTGGGATATTTAACGAGCAAGAAAATGCTCTTGAATTTCCGTTTATTTATGAAAACGATATTGAGATAAAAGGACAATCATATGATTTAAATGATAAAATGAGATTAGCTGTAATGGCTTTTGACCAACGTAAGGAGTTCTTTATTCAACACTTTAGCAACGACCATAGGAACTATGTTAAAGAGGTGCTACAGCCCATTGCTGGTCAAGATGCAGAATCTATTATTTATATTCCCTTGGTTGCAAAACACAAGAAACCTATTGGGGTTTTTACTGTTCAATCTTTCGAGATAAATGCCTTCGACAGCTACAAATTAAACTTACTTAGAAACTTGGCAATCTATATCCGTATAGCATTACAAAATTCTGGTACGTACACTAATTTAAATTCTAAATCGAAGAAATTACAGAAAGCAAATAATCATATTCTAGAGCAAAAGGAACTTATTGAAGAAAAAAATCATGATTTAGAGAATGCTAATAATGAAAAGAACCATTTATTAGGTATTGTTGCTCATGACCTTCGCAACCCACTTTCGAGTTCTATCTCTCTATTAAGTATGTTAGATACAAACAATTCTGCTTTAGACGAAGATGAAAAAATGTGTATTAGTGGCTCTCTAAGTGCAATGTATAGAATGAACAAAATGATAGAAGAAATTCTTGATGCTAGAGTATCAGAAAACAAAGTTGAAGTAGAGAAAGAAAAAGCAATGAAAGATATTTTCTCGTCTTCTGACGTAGTAGATGTTATTGTAAATGAATTTACAGGAATTGCAGATAGAAAGAATATTACATTGATTTATAATATGATTTCTGATGGTTTAGTTGAGGTAAATAAACAACATTTTACACAGGTTATAGAAAACCTAATTTCGAATGCAATCAAATTTTCTGATCAAAATACAATTGTATCTACCTCTGTCGAAAAAAATAAAGATTACATTCAAATTAAAGTAACTGATCAAGGACCTGGCTTTAGTGACGAAGACAAAAAGAACCTCTTTAAGAAATATCAGAAGCTCTCTGCCAAACCTACTGCAGGAGAAAAATCTACAGGGTTAGGTCTATCAATTGTAAAGAAATACATTACAGAGATGGGAGGCACCATAGAATGTATAAGTAGTCAGGGTAATGGGAGTACGTTTATTGTAGCGGTTCCTAATTTATAA
- a CDS encoding putative LPS assembly protein LptD — MQNLLYSVIAFLFLSMFTSNAVKADTNLKGEIAYFKIENDTAQSRQAARQLTKTLRLLNSSAKNELLTNYADALHAFSDSILFRGDRDLQQIRVDMSDPEIVGRMNQLNSALKSDDPAEWEEAKKSGVFDDLDDIMMDYSDYDLPSEDVIETLDMWKTGEDISAPVDQFDSPVKYTSDWSNFEMRTQTMYMKENAEVEFGEQTLKAGDIQMNFVTKIVKAQGIEDSTGTIIEKPIFKDGESTFNANEMIYNYETGKGLIKGIVTEESDGIITSQVVKKTAGPEMYMGDNVYTTCRLEHPHFGFRTKKLKVVPEKNIVSGPFLVELNESPLPLGFFFGIFPATTDNTSGFIMPSYGESTDRGFYLRDGGVFLALTDYFNLTVLGTAYTLGGWGLNVSSQYRKRYAFSGNTRFSFVNNLFQENDGTLTVRKDYQIQWSHSQESKKNSRFSANVNIANSDYNRNNSQDANDYLQSSMNSSVSYSNSFNLGNVNVSTTAQTRYQQNVQTGEATLTPEASLNMQRVRPFQNLFKKSNLISEIGLTYSVKANGSVTNKPGSGKLPFPNVYGADNSVDDGIDPETGKYPDLLANFGDYQDDFRWGVTHDIPISTQMKVLKYFTFSPSFNYKEYWHPVSYDYTYLESENAVKVDTTNAMTRYSEYSTAIGFNTNMFMFYNMKGGSIIRHTIQPSASMSFRPDFGDPNYDYYQMVQTSNTNPQGTNVFRSEGGLVGKPSAGRSSNLSFAVNNVLELKSGKKGEDGKATKTMLLNNLNVSSGYDFERDSLNWSDVSAGFRTTLLKKIDVSVSSRWDPYRYVVTDTKYDETLKKEVVTSQYKSQYTLNETGGGLANLSNMTVSLGTRLAPKGAKDKKEKKLNELEPRNELERQMLEEMRRNPDLYMDFDIPWSLSVNYNLNYNKTGEMESTFTQTLTFSGDLSLTPKWKFAFRSGYDFKEAAFSYTSFDITRDLHCWQLTANWIPFGPRQSYNITIAVKAAMLQDLKWERRNSWIDRNDRFQ, encoded by the coding sequence TTGCAAAACTTATTGTATAGTGTTATTGCTTTTTTATTTCTTTCGATGTTTACGTCGAATGCAGTTAAAGCTGATACTAATTTAAAAGGCGAAATTGCATATTTTAAGATAGAAAATGATACCGCTCAAAGTAGACAAGCGGCTAGGCAATTGACAAAAACTCTGCGTTTGTTAAATTCAAGTGCAAAAAATGAGTTATTGACTAATTATGCGGACGCATTACATGCATTCTCTGATTCGATACTTTTTAGAGGTGACCGTGATTTACAGCAAATCCGTGTAGATATGAGTGACCCTGAAATTGTCGGAAGGATGAATCAGTTAAACTCTGCCTTGAAGTCTGATGATCCTGCAGAATGGGAAGAAGCTAAAAAATCTGGAGTGTTTGATGATTTAGATGACATTATGATGGATTACAGTGATTACGACCTGCCTTCTGAAGATGTTATAGAAACATTAGACATGTGGAAAACAGGGGAGGATATTTCTGCTCCAGTAGATCAATTTGATTCACCAGTAAAGTATACTTCAGATTGGTCTAATTTTGAGATGAGGACACAAACAATGTATATGAAGGAGAATGCTGAAGTAGAGTTTGGAGAACAAACCCTGAAAGCAGGAGATATACAGATGAATTTTGTGACAAAAATTGTTAAAGCTCAAGGTATAGAAGATTCAACAGGTACAATCATCGAAAAACCAATTTTTAAAGATGGTGAATCTACATTCAATGCGAATGAAATGATTTATAATTACGAGACTGGTAAAGGTTTAATTAAAGGTATTGTAACAGAAGAAAGTGATGGTATAATTACTTCTCAGGTAGTAAAGAAAACTGCTGGCCCAGAAATGTATATGGGCGATAATGTTTATACTACTTGTAGGTTAGAGCATCCTCACTTTGGATTTAGAACCAAGAAATTAAAGGTTGTTCCAGAAAAAAATATTGTTTCGGGACCATTTTTAGTAGAGCTAAACGAATCACCTTTACCATTAGGTTTCTTTTTCGGGATATTTCCAGCAACGACAGATAATACATCAGGTTTTATTATGCCATCGTATGGAGAGTCTACAGACCGTGGTTTCTATTTAAGAGATGGTGGTGTGTTTTTAGCCTTAACAGATTATTTTAATTTAACGGTTTTAGGTACTGCTTATACACTTGGTGGATGGGGATTAAATGTATCTTCTCAATACCGTAAAAGATATGCATTTAGTGGTAATACTAGATTCTCTTTTGTGAATAACTTATTTCAAGAGAATGATGGTACGTTAACAGTACGAAAAGATTATCAAATTCAATGGTCGCACTCCCAAGAAAGCAAAAAGAATTCAAGATTTTCTGCAAATGTAAATATTGCTAACTCAGATTATAATAGAAATAACTCTCAAGATGCCAATGATTATCTACAATCATCAATGAACTCATCTGTTAGTTATAGTAACTCATTTAATTTAGGTAACGTAAATGTGTCTACAACAGCACAAACAAGATACCAACAAAACGTTCAAACAGGTGAGGCAACTTTAACGCCTGAAGCCAGTTTGAACATGCAAAGAGTTAGACCATTCCAAAACTTATTTAAAAAATCAAATTTAATATCAGAAATTGGTTTAACCTATAGTGTAAAAGCAAATGGATCTGTAACTAACAAACCAGGTTCAGGTAAACTTCCTTTTCCTAATGTGTACGGAGCGGATAACTCTGTTGATGATGGTATTGATCCTGAAACGGGTAAGTATCCAGATTTATTGGCAAATTTTGGTGATTATCAAGATGATTTTAGATGGGGGGTGACACATGATATTCCAATTAGTACACAAATGAAGGTGCTAAAATACTTTACATTCTCTCCTAGTTTTAATTACAAAGAGTATTGGCATCCTGTAAGTTATGATTATACGTATTTGGAATCTGAAAATGCAGTCAAAGTGGATACTACTAATGCAATGACTCGTTATTCTGAATACAGTACTGCAATTGGTTTTAACACTAACATGTTTATGTTTTATAACATGAAAGGTGGGTCAATTATTCGTCATACCATCCAACCTTCGGCATCTATGAGTTTTAGACCAGACTTTGGTGACCCTAATTATGATTATTACCAAATGGTTCAAACATCTAATACAAATCCACAAGGTACAAATGTATTTAGATCCGAAGGAGGTTTAGTGGGTAAGCCTTCTGCAGGAAGGAGTAGTAACTTGAGTTTTGCTGTAAATAATGTTCTTGAATTAAAAAGCGGTAAAAAGGGAGAAGATGGTAAAGCAACGAAAACAATGCTTCTTAATAACTTAAATGTAAGTTCTGGTTATGATTTTGAGCGAGATTCTTTAAACTGGTCAGATGTTTCTGCAGGCTTTAGAACAACATTATTAAAGAAAATAGATGTATCTGTAAGTTCTCGTTGGGATCCTTACCGCTATGTAGTAACAGATACTAAATACGATGAAACTTTAAAGAAAGAGGTAGTAACTAGTCAATATAAATCACAATACACATTAAATGAAACTGGTGGTGGTTTAGCCAATTTGAGTAATATGACGGTATCATTGGGTACAAGATTAGCACCAAAAGGAGCAAAAGATAAAAAGGAAAAGAAACTAAATGAACTAGAACCACGTAATGAGTTAGAGAGACAAATGTTAGAAGAGATGAGGAGAAATCCTGATTTGTATATGGACTTTGATATTCCATGGTCACTTTCAGTAAATTATAATTTAAATTATAATAAAACTGGTGAGATGGAATCTACATTTACACAAACGCTTACTTTTTCTGGAGACCTTTCTTTAACACCAAAATGGAAATTTGCGTTTAGATCTGGTTATGATTTTAAAGAAGCAGCTTTTTCATATACATCATTCGACATTACAAGAGATTTACACTGTTGGCAGTTAACTGCAAACTGGATTCCTTTTGGTCCTCGTCAATCTTATAATATTACGATTGCGGTTAAAGCAGCTATGTTGCAAGACCTTAAATGGGAGAGACGTAACTCATGGATTGATAGAAACGATAGATTTCAATAA